A part of Paenibacillus donghaensis genomic DNA contains:
- a CDS encoding phage portal protein produces MKLWQRTKVAWNVVRNKAPAGTENFTSWFRNGLSIFRGMAGGELASNETIFAAVSRLSNSLAVLPIKLYKEYSPVYEGLNDLIANAPNRNMTSFGFIRLLETHRNVYGNGYAMKEYNRFYEVEALIVLDPTKVEPVVEQDTDELWYMVRGDKGTYYVHNMDMVHINHVQTSQNGYKGISPIDVLRGTIDFDAAVRKFTLDQLDSSIKASFILKLAAHVGADKKKEIWENFAKFYQENGGVIIQEPGVEIKEINRNFIDSKVFEVEKITRSRVATVFNMPVTMVGETDGASYSSMEQMSLEFVTYTLLPIIRQYEQEFNRKLLTPQQRQQGLYFKFTVGALLRGDMATRGDFYFKMIRSGVFKPNEVRAWEELPPESGGDKLHISGDLYPIDTPVEQRKGVSTKNE; encoded by the coding sequence ATGAAATTATGGCAACGAACAAAAGTGGCTTGGAATGTGGTCCGCAACAAAGCTCCTGCGGGCACAGAAAATTTCACCAGCTGGTTCAGGAACGGACTTTCCATCTTCAGAGGTATGGCTGGGGGAGAGCTCGCTTCGAACGAAACGATATTCGCGGCTGTCTCTCGGCTTTCAAACTCATTGGCTGTGCTTCCGATCAAACTCTATAAGGAATACAGCCCTGTTTATGAAGGATTGAATGACTTAATAGCGAACGCTCCGAACCGGAATATGACCTCATTCGGATTTATTAGGCTGCTGGAGACCCATCGGAATGTATATGGAAATGGTTATGCGATGAAAGAGTATAACCGATTCTATGAAGTCGAAGCGCTGATTGTGCTTGATCCGACAAAGGTTGAGCCTGTTGTTGAGCAAGACACTGACGAGCTGTGGTACATGGTCCGAGGAGACAAAGGGACCTATTACGTCCATAACATGGATATGGTGCATATCAACCATGTGCAGACCTCTCAGAATGGCTATAAAGGGATCAGCCCTATTGATGTCCTGCGGGGAACAATCGACTTCGACGCTGCTGTGAGAAAGTTCACGTTAGATCAATTGGATTCGTCGATAAAAGCCTCTTTTATTTTGAAGCTGGCCGCGCATGTTGGGGCAGATAAGAAAAAAGAGATTTGGGAGAACTTTGCGAAATTCTACCAAGAAAATGGCGGGGTCATCATTCAAGAGCCAGGGGTGGAAATCAAGGAGATCAATCGTAACTTCATCGACTCCAAGGTGTTTGAGGTTGAAAAGATTACGCGGTCCCGGGTCGCCACAGTATTCAACATGCCGGTGACTATGGTCGGGGAGACAGACGGCGCAAGTTACAGCAGTATGGAGCAAATGAGCCTTGAATTTGTGACTTATACGCTGCTACCAATTATCCGGCAGTACGAACAGGAATTTAACCGGAAGCTGCTCACACCACAGCAGCGCCAGCAGGGACTGTACTTCAAGTTCACTGTCGGCGCTCTTTTGCGTGGGGATATGGCAACCAGAGGTGATTTCTACTTCAAAATGATCCGGTCAGGGGTGTTCAAACCCAATGAGGTTCGAGCTTGGGAAGAGCTGCCGCCCGAATCTGGCGGAGACAAGCTGCACATCAGTGGTGACCTGTACCCAATAGATACACCAGTCGAACAACGGAAGGGGGTGAGTACAAAAAATGAGTAA
- a CDS encoding terminase large subunit: MTTSLATDLPKLQTTQYATAVVAHLIITSKKVYQACQRHLNDLKRQGTPGFPFIFDEEKGYRPVGYIEKFCKPSMGDFDRLELQPWQHFIIGSLYGWVHKDTGFRRFREGLIFVARKNGKTAKVSGLSLYGASKDGENGARVYQLANSKEQARDMFDECKAMIKASPLLRKHFDETLHEIRFRRTMSKILPLATDSKKLDGKNCSMGVFDEIHEYKTYKLINVIKNSTGARSQPMILYITTAGYQLDGPLMDYYDKAADVLEGVIQAEHAFYFMAELDPGDDIENPDNWIKANPNLGVTIKMEDMLKEWEDRKHIPAERNDFITKRLNIFVKADAESFLSFEVLKRNNKNLDAKQFEGKGCIGGFDLSDSEDFTSACLEFPILETGEVFAISHTWIPAEKVKQGNEDLPYKEYEEMGLLTIIPGEYVKKEYIFDWFVEQSEKYGIEKIMYDPAKAFGLVESLKGYGFNCEVVRQGHMTLGPAMDDLKELFIDGKVIYNNNRLFRWYINNVKLVEDRNRNKIPTKQGRYRKIDGFAAFLNAHVEVMKQLAVAPPTGDVSFVSIKELLRG, translated from the coding sequence TAAACGATCTAAAGAGGCAAGGCACACCGGGCTTCCCGTTTATTTTTGACGAGGAAAAAGGCTATCGGCCTGTTGGTTATATCGAAAAATTCTGTAAGCCTTCCATGGGTGACTTTGATCGGCTTGAGTTGCAACCCTGGCAGCACTTCATAATCGGCTCACTCTATGGGTGGGTGCATAAAGACACTGGGTTCCGCCGCTTTCGGGAGGGGCTTATTTTTGTTGCCCGTAAAAATGGTAAAACAGCAAAGGTGTCTGGATTGTCGCTCTATGGAGCTTCAAAGGATGGAGAAAATGGGGCGAGGGTCTACCAACTAGCCAACTCCAAAGAGCAAGCCCGGGATATGTTTGATGAGTGTAAGGCGATGATCAAGGCGTCCCCATTGCTGCGGAAGCACTTTGACGAAACGCTGCATGAGATCCGTTTCCGGCGTACGATGTCGAAGATATTGCCGTTGGCAACCGACAGCAAGAAACTCGACGGCAAGAACTGCAGCATGGGGGTTTTCGACGAGATCCACGAGTACAAGACATACAAGCTGATTAACGTCATCAAGAACTCAACCGGCGCTCGGTCACAGCCAATGATTCTATACATCACAACAGCTGGTTATCAGTTGGACGGTCCGTTGATGGATTACTACGACAAAGCAGCGGATGTGCTGGAAGGTGTCATACAGGCAGAGCATGCTTTTTACTTTATGGCTGAGTTGGACCCGGGAGACGACATTGAAAACCCGGACAATTGGATCAAGGCTAATCCAAACCTCGGCGTCACAATTAAAATGGAGGATATGCTCAAGGAGTGGGAGGACCGCAAGCACATTCCAGCTGAACGGAATGACTTTATCACCAAGCGGTTGAATATTTTCGTTAAGGCTGATGCTGAGTCCTTCCTCTCCTTTGAGGTGCTGAAGCGCAACAACAAGAATCTGGATGCGAAGCAGTTCGAGGGCAAAGGCTGCATTGGTGGCTTTGACCTTTCCGACAGTGAAGACTTTACCAGTGCCTGTTTAGAGTTTCCGATTCTGGAGACGGGAGAGGTATTCGCGATATCCCACACATGGATTCCCGCCGAGAAAGTGAAACAAGGAAACGAAGATTTGCCGTACAAAGAGTACGAAGAAATGGGTCTTTTGACCATAATTCCGGGCGAATACGTCAAAAAAGAGTACATATTCGACTGGTTTGTGGAACAATCCGAGAAATATGGGATTGAAAAGATCATGTATGACCCGGCCAAAGCGTTCGGGCTTGTCGAGTCTTTGAAGGGCTATGGATTTAACTGCGAGGTTGTCCGGCAAGGTCATATGACGCTAGGCCCGGCCATGGACGATCTGAAGGAACTCTTCATCGACGGTAAGGTCATCTACAACAATAACCGGCTGTTTCGCTGGTATATCAACAACGTCAAACTTGTCGAAGACAGAAACCGGAACAAAATACCAACAAAACAAGGTCGCTACCGTAAAATTGACGGGTTTGCGGCCTTTTTGAATGCCCATGTAGAGGTCATGAAGCAACTCGCAGTGGCTCCGCCAACCGGAGATGTGTCATTCGTTTCAATCAAGGAACTGCTAAGGGGGTGA
- a CDS encoding head-tail connector protein has protein sequence MLDLPLDELKGYLRIDGSEEDTTLALFVAAAEEYLLVAGVPEDQSGSARYKLAVMLYCAINYEHRDPAEKLEKFNFSLESLILQLKTG, from the coding sequence ATGCTCGATTTACCGCTGGATGAACTAAAAGGATATCTGAGAATAGACGGGAGCGAGGAGGATACAACCCTCGCTCTTTTTGTTGCCGCAGCCGAGGAATACTTGCTTGTAGCGGGAGTGCCAGAGGATCAAAGTGGATCGGCCAGGTACAAACTGGCCGTGATGCTTTACTGTGCTATTAACTATGAGCACCGAGATCCTGCCGAGAAGCTTGAGAAATTCAATTTTTCACTGGAAAGCCTGATTTTACAACTGAAAACGGGGTGA
- a CDS encoding head maturation protease, ClpP-related → MSKAQQNKAPNKFWEMKMSASDPSSADIFIYGEITKYAWEEYGEVSSTSFKNELNELADGVEVIHLYINSPGGSVFEGLAILNMLQRHKARVISHVDALAASIAAVIAMAGDEIWMPKNSMLMVHHPWMLAVGNATELRKAADDLERIGQSAAQSFLQKGGDKLDEATLNDLLDAETWLSADEAFAYGLCDVVEEANQMAASISEELFAKYRNVPAAISKRTVAPSNKGYTEAERIEMARNAQLELQNLQSYLGGIING, encoded by the coding sequence ATGAGTAAAGCCCAACAAAATAAAGCCCCAAATAAGTTTTGGGAGATGAAGATGTCTGCGAGCGATCCAAGTTCAGCAGACATCTTCATTTATGGAGAAATTACGAAGTATGCGTGGGAGGAATATGGAGAAGTCTCATCCACATCATTTAAAAACGAATTGAACGAATTGGCTGATGGGGTTGAGGTCATTCATCTCTACATCAACAGTCCTGGCGGGTCAGTGTTTGAAGGGCTAGCCATTCTCAATATGTTGCAGCGCCATAAAGCGAGAGTGATATCTCACGTGGATGCATTAGCGGCTTCAATAGCCGCGGTTATTGCGATGGCTGGAGACGAAATTTGGATGCCTAAAAACAGCATGCTGATGGTTCACCACCCTTGGATGTTAGCCGTTGGCAATGCTACAGAGTTACGAAAGGCCGCTGACGATTTGGAACGCATCGGGCAATCCGCTGCTCAAAGTTTTTTACAAAAAGGGGGGGATAAACTTGATGAAGCGACTTTGAATGATCTACTTGATGCCGAGACTTGGCTTTCTGCAGACGAGGCCTTTGCATACGGATTGTGTGATGTCGTTGAAGAAGCTAATCAAATGGCTGCGTCAATTAGCGAAGAGTTATTCGCAAAGTATCGCAACGTTCCTGCAGCTATCTCCAAGCGGACGGTCGCTCCCTCGAACAAAGGTTATACCGAAGCTGAACGTATTGAAATGGCCCGAAATGCTCAATTAGAATTACAAAATTTGCAATCATACCTGGGAGGTATCATTAATGGCTAA
- a CDS encoding phage major capsid protein encodes MAKTLFDVKNDLLTIGTAYAAAKQAKLVEASKPEASIEDIKALETKENNLKERFDILQREHDEMQAAQTASLAAKAPALGANLSDPKAKITAAKAGLIRAVVGGKTVSPEIKAALGDNNSTGGEKILPTTMTTELLHEPFVKNPLRDVSTVTSVTNLEIPKITFTLDDDDFILDTETAKELKAEGDVVTFGRFKFKIYVPVSETILAATDTNLVQTVDQALESGLAAKEKKVAFAATPKVGEEHMSFYSTQNNITVVTGADLYKAIKNAIAALHEDYRDNAKIVMRYADYLDIIEVLANGNATLYSAQPEQVLGKPVVFSDSAVNPIVGDFRYSHFNYDPQVLYDRDKDVKTGVELFVLTAWLDHKIKLKSAFRIAKKL; translated from the coding sequence ATGGCTAAAACACTGTTCGATGTAAAAAATGATTTGTTGACTATCGGCACGGCATACGCTGCTGCAAAGCAAGCGAAGTTGGTGGAGGCATCTAAGCCAGAAGCGAGCATCGAAGATATCAAGGCGCTGGAAACTAAGGAGAATAACCTGAAAGAACGCTTTGACATCCTGCAAAGAGAACATGATGAAATGCAAGCGGCTCAAACAGCGTCCTTAGCAGCTAAGGCTCCGGCACTTGGAGCAAACCTTTCTGACCCTAAGGCCAAAATTACAGCTGCTAAAGCTGGTTTGATCCGTGCGGTTGTAGGTGGAAAGACTGTTTCTCCAGAAATTAAAGCTGCTCTCGGTGACAACAACTCGACTGGCGGAGAAAAAATCTTGCCTACCACAATGACCACAGAGTTGCTGCACGAGCCGTTTGTCAAGAACCCACTGCGCGATGTTTCGACAGTGACAAGCGTAACGAATCTTGAGATTCCTAAAATCACTTTCACTCTGGATGATGATGATTTCATTCTCGACACTGAAACTGCTAAAGAGTTGAAGGCCGAGGGAGATGTGGTGACGTTTGGTCGTTTCAAGTTCAAAATTTATGTGCCCGTGTCCGAGACCATCCTCGCTGCAACGGATACCAATCTGGTCCAAACGGTAGACCAAGCACTTGAGAGTGGTTTGGCTGCTAAAGAAAAGAAGGTTGCGTTTGCTGCAACTCCGAAGGTAGGAGAAGAGCACATGTCTTTCTATTCGACGCAGAACAACATCACGGTAGTCACCGGAGCGGACTTGTATAAAGCAATTAAAAATGCTATTGCTGCCTTGCACGAGGATTATCGAGATAATGCAAAGATTGTTATGCGTTATGCAGATTATCTCGACATCATTGAGGTTCTGGCGAATGGCAATGCAACGCTGTACAGCGCACAACCTGAGCAGGTGCTTGGAAAACCAGTTGTATTCAGCGACTCGGCCGTGAACCCAATTGTCGGAGACTTCCGGTATTCACACTTCAATTATGACCCACAAGTGCTGTATGACCGCGACAAGGACGTTAAGACAGGTGTTGAACTGTTCGTCCTGACGGCTTGGCTCGACCATAAGATCAAGCTGAAGTCCGCCTTCCGTATCGCAAAAAAGCTCTAA